Proteins found in one Exiguobacterium sp. 9-2 genomic segment:
- a CDS encoding queuosine precursor transporter, which produces MNEWLWIPSILLTMGLLIFSYYLFGKTGLLMWIAIATIIANIQVTQTVDIFGFVFTLGNVVYGSCYLATDILNEKYGKQVARKGVYMGFFSLITTTVLMQFSLLYTPLADKAALETSDSLHLLFGLLPWIAVGSLAAYLVSQLFDVFIYSKIRQKTGERKLWLRTTGSTVLSQLLDTLTFCAIAFHDMPFSIWWQIFITTYLAKFVVAWFATPFMYLAKRIHPTKRSTDAAA; this is translated from the coding sequence ATGAACGAATGGTTATGGATCCCTTCCATTTTATTAACGATGGGATTATTGATTTTCAGTTATTATCTATTTGGAAAGACCGGATTGTTGATGTGGATTGCCATCGCAACAATCATTGCAAACATTCAAGTCACACAAACCGTCGATATTTTTGGTTTCGTCTTCACGTTAGGAAATGTCGTTTATGGCAGTTGTTATTTAGCGACGGATATTCTCAATGAGAAATATGGCAAACAGGTCGCTCGAAAAGGTGTCTATATGGGTTTCTTTTCCTTGATCACGACGACCGTCCTCATGCAATTCAGTCTCTTGTATACCCCACTCGCCGATAAAGCAGCACTCGAAACATCTGATTCTTTACATCTACTATTCGGACTCCTGCCATGGATTGCTGTTGGTAGTCTTGCCGCTTATCTCGTGTCGCAATTGTTTGATGTCTTCATTTATTCGAAGATTCGTCAAAAGACAGGCGAACGAAAACTTTGGTTACGGACGACGGGATCAACTGTATTAAGCCAACTACTCGATACGTTGACATTTTGTGCGATCGCCTTTCACGATATGCCATTCTCTATTTGGTGGCAAATCTTCATTACGACATATCTCGCAAAATTCGTCGTCGCCTGGTTCGCGACACCATTCATGTATTTAGCAAAGCGCATCCATCCGACGAAACGATCAACAGATGCTGCAGCCTGA